The following coding sequences are from one Gossypium hirsutum isolate 1008001.06 chromosome A12, Gossypium_hirsutum_v2.1, whole genome shotgun sequence window:
- the LOC107927831 gene encoding aquaporin-like, with amino-acid sequence MAGTGTVGVIEDEENAYTGTRVRPFVATPRVEDEKKQSPTTLNKILCLEELFSLEVWRASLAELLGTAVLVFAMDTIVISSYETQTKTPHLIMSFLIAVTITVLLLATFPISGGHINPVISLAASLTGVISLSRAAIYILAQCVGGVLGALALQSVVNTKIEQTFSLGGCTLTIVVPSANGPLVIGLETSQALWLEIICTFVFLFASIWIAFDKRQAKHLGRVVVCSIIGVVVGLIVFISTTVTSTKGYAGVGMNPARCLGPALIRGGHLWNGHWVFWAGPVVACVAFALYTKLIPSQLLHN; translated from the exons ATGGCTGGAACTGGAACTGTTGGTGTTATTGAAGACGAGGAAAATGCCTATACTGGAACTAGAGTCCGGCCCTTTGTTGCCACGCCAAG GGTTGAGGATGAGAAGAAGCAAAGTCCCACTACCTTGAACAAGATTTTATGTCTTGAAGAGCTTTTCTCTTTGGAG GTTTGGAGAGCATCTCTGGCAGAGCTCCTTGGGACAGCAGTGTTGGTCTTCGCAATGGATACCATAGTCATCTCCTCCTACGAGACACAAACAAAAACGCCCCACCTTATAATGTCATTTCTTATTGCTGTCACTATCACAGTTCTCCTCCTAGCCACGTTTCCCATTTCCGGTGGCCACATCAATCCTGTTATCAGCCTTGCTGCGTCACTCACCGGAGTTATCTCCCTTTCACGTGCCGCCATTTATATATTGGCTCAATGTGTTGGGGGCGTACTAGGGGCACTGGCATTACAGTCTGTGGTGAACACCAAAATTGAGCAAACATTTTCTCTTGGTGGGTGCACCCTCACTATTGTTGTGCCAAGTGCAAATGGGCCACTTGTGATCGGACTCGAGACGAGCCAGGCCCTATGGCTGGAGATTATTTGCACCTTTGTATTTCTTTTTGCTTCCATATGGATTGCTTTTGATAAACGTCAAGCCAAGCACTTGGGTCGAGTGGTGGTTTGCTCTATCATTGGTGTTGTGGTGGGCCTTATCGTATTTATCTCAACTACTGTAACTTCCACCAAGGGATATGCAGGGGTTGGGATGAACCCTGCAAGATGTTTGGGTCCGGCTTTAATTAGAGGCGGCCACCTTTGGAACGGACACTGGGTTTTTTGGGCTGGACCTGTCGTTGCTTGTGTAGCATTTGCCCTCTATACAAAGCTCATTCCAAGTCAGCTGTTGCATAATTGA
- the LOC107927843 gene encoding uncharacterized protein isoform X2 has protein sequence MAAGLKRDPIVILRMDGEDLLEFINGPSYEAEMVSIFSQIGCEDASLRDCITKALEKLTVDQGMPPSSDSWVMRNIVEPALESWDDKPVSQETFLEESKKVAKRVAQNLNEEPVIVAHSENTFDGSGIKRLLSNKFELDKLLNVGLENVPKDRNGKISKEYLRVVLDVVAPSVGLPQIGAVEQMDKVVADVLNRIDADDWKMIKEDEFKKLLAEIMESIMLQLEGNPISVSSNSVVHEPLPSSLSLLQAST, from the exons ATGGCTGCAGGTTTGAAGCGAGATCCTATTGTGATCCTCCGTATGGATGGAGAAGATCTGTTGGAATTCATCAATGGTCCAAGTTATGAAGCGGAGATGGTGTCTATATTTTCACAGATAGGGTGTGAAGATGCATCGTTGCGTGATTGTATTACTAAGGCTTTGGAGAAACTTACAGTTGATCAAGGAATGCCCCCTTCGTCAGATTCTTGG GTTATGAGGAACATAGTGGAACCAGCTTTGGAATCATGGGATGACAAACCTGTCTCTCAAGAAACCTTCTTGGAAGAATCAAAGAAAGTAGCTAAGCGTGTCGCTCAAAATCTCAATGAGGAGCCTGTGATTGTTGCTCATAGTGAAAACACCTTTGATGGAAGTGGCATTAAAAGACTACTATCCAACAAGTTTGAATTAGACAAG TTGCTGAATGTAGGTTTAGAAAATGTGCCAAAGGATCGCAATGGAAAAATATCAAAGGAGTATTTACGTGTGGTGCTAGATGTAGTGGCTCCATCAGTTGGATTACCTCAAATCGGTGCTGTTGAACAG ATGGACAAGGTCGTTGCTGATGTTCTCAACAGGATAGACGCGGATGATTGGAAGATGATTAAAGAAGATGAGTTCAAGAAACTATTGGCAGAGATCATGGAGAGCATCATGCTGCAGTTGGAGGGCAATCCCATCTCGGTTTCTTCGAATTCTGTTGTTCATGAGCCCCTTCCATCATCCTTATCGCTTTTACAGGCATCAACCTAG
- the LOC107927843 gene encoding uncharacterized protein isoform X1, with the protein MMDHQSGDGIWKLTLFRNVFQVLKEFTHGKQQKVSKTGLKEALSDILLGMAAGLKRDPIVILRMDGEDLLEFINGPSYEAEMVSIFSQIGCEDASLRDCITKALEKLTVDQGMPPSSDSWVMRNIVEPALESWDDKPVSQETFLEESKKVAKRVAQNLNEEPVIVAHSENTFDGSGIKRLLSNKFELDKLLNVGLENVPKDRNGKISKEYLRVVLDVVAPSVGLPQIGAVEQMDKVVADVLNRIDADDWKMIKEDEFKKLLAEIMESIMLQLEGNPISVSSNSVVHEPLPSSLSLLQAST; encoded by the exons ATGATGGATCATCAGAGTGGTGATGGGATATGGAAGCTGACATTATTTAGAAATGTTTTTCAGGTTTTGAAAGAATTCACCCATGGAAAACAACAAAAGGTGAGCAAAACTGGGCTTAAGGAGGCTCTTTCAGATATTCTACTTGGTATGGCTGCAGGTTTGAAGCGAGATCCTATTGTGATCCTCCGTATGGATGGAGAAGATCTGTTGGAATTCATCAATGGTCCAAGTTATGAAGCGGAGATGGTGTCTATATTTTCACAGATAGGGTGTGAAGATGCATCGTTGCGTGATTGTATTACTAAGGCTTTGGAGAAACTTACAGTTGATCAAGGAATGCCCCCTTCGTCAGATTCTTGG GTTATGAGGAACATAGTGGAACCAGCTTTGGAATCATGGGATGACAAACCTGTCTCTCAAGAAACCTTCTTGGAAGAATCAAAGAAAGTAGCTAAGCGTGTCGCTCAAAATCTCAATGAGGAGCCTGTGATTGTTGCTCATAGTGAAAACACCTTTGATGGAAGTGGCATTAAAAGACTACTATCCAACAAGTTTGAATTAGACAAG TTGCTGAATGTAGGTTTAGAAAATGTGCCAAAGGATCGCAATGGAAAAATATCAAAGGAGTATTTACGTGTGGTGCTAGATGTAGTGGCTCCATCAGTTGGATTACCTCAAATCGGTGCTGTTGAACAG ATGGACAAGGTCGTTGCTGATGTTCTCAACAGGATAGACGCGGATGATTGGAAGATGATTAAAGAAGATGAGTTCAAGAAACTATTGGCAGAGATCATGGAGAGCATCATGCTGCAGTTGGAGGGCAATCCCATCTCGGTTTCTTCGAATTCTGTTGTTCATGAGCCCCTTCCATCATCCTTATCGCTTTTACAGGCATCAACCTAG
- the LOC107927871 gene encoding pentatricopeptide repeat-containing protein At3g12770: protein MRLEDSIIFSSSSLISFNSLTKFLQKCSQIKSLRATKILHAVLLRKGLFSVSPNIHSELIFTYAACLESKTSIKILTNYFKSINPPNPLPFNVIISDFSKNGFAFFALKTFSFMHFNGISLDTYALCSSISASSSLKKAEFGKQIHSHVAKSGWTSSVFVGSALVDLYAKSSLIEDAAVMFDEIPFKNSVCANALLSGFCEAKLWIQGLVLVRKMPGLNLDYDHFTLSAMLRACAGLSAIELGRQMHGYLFRKFYNLVEDVFLQSSLIEMYGKCGLVMQAFQVFSLAGLRLGREKRRDVVLWTSMLGVYGRNGHYEDLILLFKEMLREGIKPDEVAFVTVISACGHTGQIRLGLEYFDCMTHVYKLIPGPEHYSCVVDLLCRAGELEKAMKVVNEMMLQKGHNNGSVSLWVALLSACSDHENVELGKFAAQKALELDPQNVGVYVKLSNLYARLRMWDEIGQLRETMKQRGLKKDTAFSWVEVSG from the coding sequence ATGCGTTTGGAAGACTCCATAATATTTTCTTCTTCCAGTTTAATTAGCTTCAACTCCCTCACCAAATTCTTGCAAAAATGTTCCCAAATAAAGAGTCTAAGAGCCACCAAAATCCTTCATGCTGTCTTACTTAGAAAAGGCTTGTTTTCTGTTTCACCCAATATCCACAGCGAACTCATTTTCACATATGCCGCATGCCTGGAAAGCAAAACCAGCATTAAAATCTTAACCAATTACTTCAAATCCATAAACCCCCCAAACCCATTGCCCTTTAATGTAATAATATctgatttttcaaaaaatgggtTTGCGTTTTTTGCACTAAAAACTTTTTCTTTTATGCACTTTAATGGCATTTCTTTGGATACTTATGCTTTGTGTAGTTCCATATCAGCGTCATCTTCATTGAAGAAAGCTGAATTTGGTAAACAAATTCATTCTCACGTGGCGAAATCAGGTTGGACGTCGAGTGTCTTTGTAGGCAGTGCTCTAGTTGATTTATATGCAAAATCGTCACTTATCGAAGATGCAGCTGTGATGTTCGATGAAATTCCTTTTAAGAACTCCGTTTGTGCAAATGCACTTTTATCAGGATTTTGTGAGGCTAAGTTGTGGATTCAGGGACTTGTACTTGTTAGGAAGATGCCTGGATTGAATTTGGATTATGACCATTTTACTTTATCGGCTATGTTACGTGCATGTGCAGGGCTTTCGGCTATTGAATTGGGGAGGCAAATGCATGGATATTTATTCcgtaaattttataatttggtgGAGGATGTATTTCTGCAAAGTTCATTGATTGAAATGTATGGAAAATGTGGGTTGGTGATGCAAGCTTTCCAAGTTTTCAGTTTGGCAGGGCTGAGATTGGGGAGGGAGAAAAGAAGGGATGTTGTTCTTTGGACTTCAATGCTTGGTGTGTATGGAAGAAATGGACACTATGAAGACTTGATTTTGTTATTTAAAGAGATGTTGAGGGAGGGTATTAAGCCTGATGAGGTGGCATTTGTAACAGTCATCTCAGCCTGTGGTCACACTGGACAAATAAGACTAGGCCTTGagtattttgattgcatgactcATGTTTACAAGTTGATTCCTGGTCCAGAGCACTACAGTTGTGTGGTTGATCTACTATGTAGGGCTGGTGAGTTAGAGAAGGCAATGAAGGTGGTCAATGAGATGATGCTTCAGAAAGGCCACAACAATGGCAGTGTTTCCTTATGGGTGGCTTTACTTAGTGCTTGCAGTGATCATGAAAATGTTGAGTTGGGTAAATTTGCTGCTCAAAAGGCACTCGAGTTGGATCCTCAGAATGTTGGAGTTTATGTTAAGCTATCAAATTTATACGCTAGGTTAAGAATGTGGGATGAGATTGGTCAGTTAAGGGAGACAATGAAGCAGAGAGGATTAAAGAAAGATACCGCATTTAGTTGGGTAGAAGTCAGTGGTTGA
- the LOC107927880 gene encoding transcription initiation factor TFIID subunit 14b isoform X2: protein MIDTSLSKKKDPDQPEISLPTLKSQRTKMGKSEDSEKKKIKDVEISVPIVYGNAAFWLGKKASEYQSHRWTVYVRGATNEDLSVVVKRAVFQLHSSFNNPTRVVESAPFELSESGWGEFEIAITLFFHNDVCEKPLNLYHHLKLYPEDESGPMSTKKPVVVESYDEVVFTELSESFLARVQNHPAVTFPRLPAGVTLPPSVSTEDESKKKRGDTKDHPLSQWFLNFSEADELLQLAAARQQVQAHIAKLRRQISLTDGQNQQFKPL from the exons ATGATAGATACTTCATTGTCGAAAAAGAAAGATCCAGATCAGCCGGAGATTAGCTTGCCCACGCTCAAATCACAGCGCACCAAAATGGGCAAATCCGAAGACAGTGAAAAGAAG AAGATCAAAGATGTTGAAATAAGTGTTCCTATCGTATATGGTAATGCTGCATTTTGGCTTGGTAAAAAGGCAAGCGA GTATCAATCGCACAGATGGACTGTGTATGTTCGTGGGGCAACGAATGAGGATCTTAGTGTGGTTGTAAAGCGGGCTGTTTTTCAGTTGCATTCCAGTTTCAATAACCCAACAAGGGTTGTGGAGTCTGCTCCATTTGAGTTATCAGAATCAGGGTGGGGCGAATTTGAGATTGCCATTACACTATTCTTCCATAACGATGTTTGTGAGAAGCCCTTGAACTT ATATCATCATCTGAAGTTATACCCAGAAGATGAATCTGGCCCCATGTCGACCAAAAAACCTGTTGTTGTGGAATCCTATGATGAGGTTGTATTCACAGAACTGTCAGAGAGTTTTTTAGCTCGTGTGCAGAATCATCCAGCAGTAACCTTCCCCAGGTTACCAGCTGGTGTTACTTTACCACCCTCGG TATCAACTGAAGATGAAAGTAAAAAGAAGAGAGGTGACACTAAGGACCATCCCCTAAGCCAGTGGTTCTTGAATTTCTCTGAAGCAGATGAGCTATTACAACTTGCAGCTGCTCGTCAGCAG GTACAAGCTCATATTGCTAAGCTCAGGCGACAAATTAGCTTGACCGACGGGCAGAATCAACAGTTCAAACCACTCTGA
- the LOC107927880 gene encoding transcription initiation factor TFIID subunit 14b isoform X1, with translation MIDTSLSKKKDPDQPEISLPTLKSQRTKMGKSEDSEKKKKIKDVEISVPIVYGNAAFWLGKKASEYQSHRWTVYVRGATNEDLSVVVKRAVFQLHSSFNNPTRVVESAPFELSESGWGEFEIAITLFFHNDVCEKPLNLYHHLKLYPEDESGPMSTKKPVVVESYDEVVFTELSESFLARVQNHPAVTFPRLPAGVTLPPSVSTEDESKKKRGDTKDHPLSQWFLNFSEADELLQLAAARQQVQAHIAKLRRQISLTDGQNQQFKPL, from the exons ATGATAGATACTTCATTGTCGAAAAAGAAAGATCCAGATCAGCCGGAGATTAGCTTGCCCACGCTCAAATCACAGCGCACCAAAATGGGCAAATCCGAAGACAGTGAAAAGAAG AAGAAGATCAAAGATGTTGAAATAAGTGTTCCTATCGTATATGGTAATGCTGCATTTTGGCTTGGTAAAAAGGCAAGCGA GTATCAATCGCACAGATGGACTGTGTATGTTCGTGGGGCAACGAATGAGGATCTTAGTGTGGTTGTAAAGCGGGCTGTTTTTCAGTTGCATTCCAGTTTCAATAACCCAACAAGGGTTGTGGAGTCTGCTCCATTTGAGTTATCAGAATCAGGGTGGGGCGAATTTGAGATTGCCATTACACTATTCTTCCATAACGATGTTTGTGAGAAGCCCTTGAACTT ATATCATCATCTGAAGTTATACCCAGAAGATGAATCTGGCCCCATGTCGACCAAAAAACCTGTTGTTGTGGAATCCTATGATGAGGTTGTATTCACAGAACTGTCAGAGAGTTTTTTAGCTCGTGTGCAGAATCATCCAGCAGTAACCTTCCCCAGGTTACCAGCTGGTGTTACTTTACCACCCTCGG TATCAACTGAAGATGAAAGTAAAAAGAAGAGAGGTGACACTAAGGACCATCCCCTAAGCCAGTGGTTCTTGAATTTCTCTGAAGCAGATGAGCTATTACAACTTGCAGCTGCTCGTCAGCAG GTACAAGCTCATATTGCTAAGCTCAGGCGACAAATTAGCTTGACCGACGGGCAGAATCAACAGTTCAAACCACTCTGA
- the LOC107927897 gene encoding 3-oxoacyl-[acyl-carrier-protein] synthase II, chloroplastic isoform X2 yields MGVVTPLGHEPDVFYNNLLEGVSGISEIETFDYAQFPKRIAREIKSFSTDGWVAPKFSKRMDKFMLYSLTAGKKALQDGGVNEDVMEELDKTKCRVLIGSAMGGMKVFNDAIEALRISYRKMNPFCVPFATTNMGSTMLAMDLGWMGPNYSI; encoded by the exons ATGGGAGTAGTAACTCCGCTTGGACATGAGCCTGATGTTTTCTATAACAACCTGCTCGAGGGTGTTAGTGGTATAAGTGAAATCGAGACTTTTGACTACGCTCAGTTTCCGAAA AGGATTGCTAGAGAGATCAAATCTTTCTCAACTGATGGATGGGTCGCACCAAAATTTTCCAAGAGGATGGACAAATTCATGCTTTATTCTCTTACTGCCGGAAAGAAAGCTTTGCAAGATGGGGGAGTAAATGAAGATGTAATGGAGGAGTTAGATAAAACGAAATGCAGAGTTTTGATTGGTTCAGCAATGGGTGGCATGAAG GTTTTCAACGATGCGATTGAAGCTTTGAGGATCTCATACAGGAAGATGAATCCTTTTTGCGTACCGTTTGCTACAACAAATATGGGTTCTACAATGCTTGCAATGGATTTG GGATGGATGGGTcctaattattcaatctag
- the LOC107927897 gene encoding 3-oxoacyl-[acyl-carrier-protein] synthase II, chloroplastic isoform X1, whose amino-acid sequence MGVVTPLGHEPDVFYNNLLEGVSGISEIETFDYAQFPKRIAREIKSFSTDGWVAPKFSKRMDKFMLYSLTAGKKALQDGGVNEDVMEELDKTKCRVLIGSAMGGMKVKSFSRRRKKSWYIVFFLYPSIHIHCLLWNEQVFNDAIEALRISYRKMNPFCVPFATTNMGSTMLAMDLGWMGPNYSI is encoded by the exons ATGGGAGTAGTAACTCCGCTTGGACATGAGCCTGATGTTTTCTATAACAACCTGCTCGAGGGTGTTAGTGGTATAAGTGAAATCGAGACTTTTGACTACGCTCAGTTTCCGAAA AGGATTGCTAGAGAGATCAAATCTTTCTCAACTGATGGATGGGTCGCACCAAAATTTTCCAAGAGGATGGACAAATTCATGCTTTATTCTCTTACTGCCGGAAAGAAAGCTTTGCAAGATGGGGGAGTAAATGAAGATGTAATGGAGGAGTTAGATAAAACGAAATGCAGAGTTTTGATTGGTTCAGCAATGGGTGGCATGAAGGTAAAATCTTTTTCTAGAAGAAGGAAAAAGTCATGGTATATAGTTTTCTTTCTATATCCATCGATTCATATACATTGCTTGTTGTGGAATGAACAGGTTTTCAACGATGCGATTGAAGCTTTGAGGATCTCATACAGGAAGATGAATCCTTTTTGCGTACCGTTTGCTACAACAAATATGGGTTCTACAATGCTTGCAATGGATTTG GGATGGATGGGTcctaattattcaatctag